Below is a window of Deltaproteobacteria bacterium DNA.
CTTTTCCCGCCTCGAAGTCTTCGACGGAATTCCAACGCGCAAGGATGCTGATCGGCAAAAAACTCGCCGTAGTCGGATGGGGCGATACCGAGAAGGCGCTCAAGCATGACGACATTGAAGACAAACTGATGACGCTCATCGGCTCGAAGAAATGATCTCGCACCCACAGGCAACTTAGTGCAAGACCTGCCATCGTCCCTGGTCTGGCGTCGGCACGCGCGCCGTTTTGCCTGGCCGCAATGGTCCAATCTATTGATACCCGGCTTGGTCGGCTTGGTGGCCTACCTGGTCGGGGTGCCGATGGTGCTGCTGATTATCGGCGGCTTCATGCGCGGCGGCCCCGGCACTTTTGACTTGAGCCGGCTAACCTTTGCCAACTATGTGCGCGCCTACGGCAGTCCGGCGCTGTTGGAGTTGTTTTACAACTCCTTTGTTTTCGCCACCGGATCGGTGCTGCTCGCGCTGCCGGTGGCGGTCATGTTCGCCTGGCTGATCGAGCGCACCAACACGCCGCTGCGCACTTTCGCCTATGCGCTGGTGATCGCGCCGGTGGCGATGCCCGGCATGTTGCTGTCGATGGCTTGGGTGCTCTTGCTCAGTCCCAACGTCGGTATCATCAACAAGGCGGCGATGTTTGTCTTTGGCCTTGAGAACGCGCCGTTCAACATCTACTCGCTGGGCGGTATGATTTTCACCGAGGGATTGCGGCTAGTGCCGACGACGTTTTTGTTGTTGGTCGGCGCCTTTCGCGCCATGGACCCGTCGCTGGAAGAAGCGGCGCTGGTGTCGGGGGCGACCAAATGGATCACCACCACGCGCATCACGCTGCGCATCATGCTGCCGGCGATCCTCACCGCGAGCATTTATGTCTTCATGACCGCCATCGAGAGTTTCGAGATTCCCGGCGTGCTCGGTTTGCGCAATGGCATTCTCGTGTTCAGTTCAAAAATTTACTACGCGACCACGTCGACCTACGGCGGCGGCGCCAACTACGGCGAGGCGAGCGCGCTCAGTTCAACCTATCTGGTGATCAGCATTTTTCTGATCTACTTTTACCAGCGTTCGACCCGGCACAGTGAACGATACGCTACGGTGACCGGCAAAGGTTATCGTCCCCGGCTGATCGATCTCGGCATTTGGAAATATCTCGCCTTGGGATTTTTTGTCGGCTACTTTGCGCTCGCCGCGCTGTTGCCGATCCTGATCATGTTCTGGGCGAGCTTGATTCCTTTTTACCAGGCGCCGTCCGTGGCGGCGCTCGCGGCGGCTTCCCTGGCGAGCTACCACGATTTGGTCAACGACCCTGAAGTCGCCAAGGCGGTCATGAATACTTTCTGGCTCATGCTCAGCTCGGCGGCGCTCACCACTCTGCTCGCCGCCGCGGCCGCCTGGGTAATTTTACGTTCCAAATTCTTCGGCCGGCGCGTGCTCGAAGTGCTGACGTTTCTACCCCACGCGGTGCCGAGCGTGGTGTTAGCTCTGGCGCTGATCTATGTTTATCTTACTTTTGATTTTATTCCGATTTACGGCACCTCGCTGATTATTCTCGTCGGTTTCGTCACCAACTACCTGCCGTTCAGCATGCGCACGATGAGCGCCAGCATTATCCAGATTCACAAGGAGCTCGAAGAGGCTGGACGGGTGAGCGGCGCTACTTCGGCGACCGTGTTCGGCCGAATCGTCGTGCCGCTGATGCTGCCGACCATGGCCGGGGTGGCTATTTGGGTCGCCGTTCACGCAATGCGCGAGCTGTCGATGGCGCTGATGCTCAACTCGACGTCGAATAACGTCATTTCGTTTCTCATCTGGTCCCATTGGGAAGCCGGCGACCTGCGCCACGCCTCGGCTTTGGGGGTCCTGTTAATATTGATCATGCTGGCGATGACTTTTAGCGGCCGCTACCTCGCCACCCGACAACTGAAAGTGAGATAAATTCCATGCTGATCGCTTTGCCCTATCCGACGATGACTTTTTTGCCGCTGCTCGCCGCCGAGGAAAAAGGTTTTTTCGATGCCGAGGGAGTGAGCGCCCACTGCGTGCAAGTGCAGAGCCACGGTGGCCAAACGCTGGCGCAACTGGTCGACAAAGGTGAGGTCGGTTTTCTCTGCTCTTTGACCAACGCCATGGAAGCGGTGTTGGGCCAGGGCCACGCGCTCAAATTTCTTTACGCCACCACGCTGACAAAATTCCCTTGCGTGGCGCGCCCGGAGATTCAAACTATTGCCGACCTCAAAGGCAAAAAAGTCATGTCCGGCGGCGGGCGGTCGAACACCGATTTCCGCTTTCTCTGTTCGCGTTACGGATTGTGCCCCGGGATCGACGTTGAAGTCGTTCAAGGCGACAGCGTCGGACGCGCCAAGGCGTTCGAGGACCCGACCATTGCCGCGGTGTTCGCGCGCAGCCAGTTTTTATACTGGGGCACCAAGGCGGGCTTCAAGCCGCTTTACTATCCCGATCCGGGCATGGGCTGGTACGAAGGCGGCTTGGCCGCCGGCGTTTCTCTGATTAAGCAAGAACCGGAAACCATGCAAAAGATTGTCACCGCGGTGGTCCGGGCGACGAAGTATCTGAAAACCCACGAGGAGGAAGCGGTTGAGGTCGCGCTCAAGCGCATTCCCAATTTGAGCCGCGATGAAGCGGCGGGCAATTACAAGATTCTCCGTGAAGGGTTTGTGGGTGAGTTGGTGCCGTCGGTGATCGATTATATGGCGACCGTAGTTGGCACGATGAGGTCCACCGACCGGCGCGTGACGCTCGACGAGGTGACCGATCTGTCGTTTCTCCGCGCCGCGCATCGGCAGCTCAACACTTAAAAGTACCTCGATGACTCGCGATCGGAGGGCGTTCGAGGCGCGACCCTTCCGGAATGGAGGCAAATCACCCGTGCCTTGAAGGCGCCCGCGTGCCAAATTGCTTGTGCGATTAGCGGCGATCAGTTCGAAAATCGGCGCAAGCGCACCTGTTGAATCGTCGCGCCGATGCCTTCGTTCCTCCAGGCTCGCACCTTGATCGCCTGAGCGCCGTGCGGAATTTTAGCGGTGCGAGCGCGCTCGCGGAGAAACCCCTCCGGAGCGAAGGCGATCCGTTCGGGATTGCACTTGGCAAATTCTACATTTGAAACCTGCGATTTGAATTTCCGCGCGTCAGCGAGGATACAGAAGTTTCACCGCGATCGGCATTCTGCCGCTTGATTTCCTGATAGGACGAATATTTCGGGTAGGGGCGCTACTTAGCGCCCGGCAACTTCAGTATCCTGGCGTGCTCTTGATCGTATTTGTCCGCCGCCAGACTCAAACAATCGGGACCGCAGACGGCGATGTATTTTTTTGCGCCATGGCGTATTTGCGCGAGGTCGGGTCCCAGGGAAAGCCGCGGTAACCGGACTTTTCCACCACCGGCTGAGCTTTCGTGGCGGCCCACAGCGCAAACAGTTGAGTGGTCGCGGGCAATGTCCATTTGGTGACAAACATCTGGGTGCCAAGCTCGAGCGGGATCGGGTCGGGCAGGACGAAACCGATCGGCGCGCCCTCGTCGATCATCGGCATGGCGTTATGATAATTGGCGGCGCAATTGATCGGGAATTCCCCCGCCGCGACTTTCTGGAGATTTTCATCCATGCCGCGGTTGAGCACGACTTTATTCTCCAATAGTCCGCGCAGCCATTTCAGATGCGCATCGCGGGTCTTGGGATCGTGCTGCAAGGAGGTCAACTTGGGGCGCGGGTCATAGAGCACTTTGCCGCGCCACATCGGATCTAAACAATCTTCCCATCGTTTCGGCGCCTTGTCGGCCGCCACCAGCGTCTTGTTGTAGGCGATGCCGCGCACCGCGCCGGTGGTGGCGAGAAAATAGCCGTGCGGATCGACCACCCGGGGATCGAGCGTGGGCCAGCCTTGGGGCAACGCTTTGGCCAGCCTTTGATATTCGGATGGCGGTTTTACCAACGCGCCGGCCTCGTGATACGCCGGCCACACTTCATCCGATATCGTCGTCACGTCGACCTGCTGCGGCCGTCCCGCTTTGAATTCCATCAGCGCGCGCTAGGCTTCTTCCACGGTGCGCACCCGTTCGAACTTGCTCTCCTTGATGAACGAGAAGTCTTTTTTAAACTCGTCAACCATCGCCTTGCCCTGGGGATTGGTCCAGTTGAGTGCGATGGTGATCTTGCCACCTTTTTTGGCCACTTCGCTTTTCGACGCCTCAACCAGTTGATTGTAAAGATTGGCGGATTGGGCAAAGAGCGATGCGCTGCCGGCAAAAAGTATTACAACGATGACGCTGAACATTTGCCGCCATGTTTTCATCGGAGTTCTCCTTCGCGCGTGACGATGACTACGTTGAAAACTAACCCGATGGCATGGAAACCGTCAATCATCCAGCCGTTGATTTGACTCACCCGAACACCGGTAGTAACTATGCTGAAGCATCTTTGTATCGCACAGCAAAGGAACTTCGCGTCATGGCCAAATCGACTTACCAGGAATACGCCTTTGAAGAATTCGTCGCCACGGAGCAACCGTTCTATCTGCCGGTCGGGTCGGAGGTAGAAGTGTTTGAAGCGGCGTATGCGAAAAAGCTTCCCGTGCTGCTCAAAGGTCCCACCGGCTGCGGCAAGACGCGCTTTGCCGAATACATGGCGCACCGCTTGGGCCCGGTGCCGCTGATCACGGTTGCCTGCCATGAGGATCTCACGGCAACGGATTTGGTTGGCCGCTACCTGCTCGAAGCACAGGAGACTCGTTGGCTCGACGGGCCGTTGACGCGCGCGGTGAAAGCCGGCGCGATTTGCTACCTCGATGAGATTGTCGAAGCGCGCAAAGACACCACGGTATTGATCCATCCGCTCACCGATCATCGGCGCATTTTGCCCATCGAGCGGCGCGGCCAAGTGGTACAGGCGCACGAAAATTTTCTCCTGGTGATTTCTTACAATCCCGGCTATCAGACGGTGCTCAAAGATTTAAAGCACAGCACGCGCCAACGTTTCGTCGCCATCGAGTTCGATTATCCGCCCGAGGATCGCGAGCGGGAAATCATCCGCCACGAAAGCGGTTTGTCGGAGGATGACGCTGGCCAATTGGCGCGCTTGGGCGCCAAGGTGCGCAACCTGCGCGAGCATGGGCTCCAGGAGGGCGTCAGCACGCGCTTGCTGATTTACGCCGGCACGTTGATCAGCACGGGTATCGCGCCGCGGCTGGCTTGCCAGGTTGCCGTGGTGCAAGCGCTCACCGACGACAAGGAAGTCGCGCAAAGCCTACAAGAAGTCGTCGACGCGATCTTTCCGGGCTAGAGCGATTATTCGTTGACCACGCTGCTTGCCGCGTGGAACCATTTAAATGGGGATTCCAAAGTGGGCGAGCATCCCTTTGCGATGTTTTAATCAGCGGTGGGGTCAATTCCCAGTCCGCGAAGTGGCTTCGTTTATTCACGCGGTCAATTTCGGATAGGCCGTGATCAGACTGATCGGTAGATCTTCGACGCGGGCGACGATTTCATAGGGCAAATCTTCGCACATGGCGCGCATGTAGTCGGCGCCTTCTTTATCCACGGTCAAACAGAACGGACGAATTTTTCGCCGCGCCGCTTCACGCAGCGCTTGGCGGGTGTCGTTGACCGCGTAGTCTTGATCATTGGTGTCGCGGCCATAATCGCGGTCATAGGGTCTGCCGTCGCTAACGAGAAATAACAGACGGGTTTGCGCCTCGACCCGTTCGAGTTTTCTGACGGCGTGGCGGATCGCCGCGCCCATGCGCGTGGCATGGGCCGGCGCGATGCCGTCGAAGCGTCGGGCAATGCGCTGGCTCAATGATTCGGCGAAGTCTTTGACGACGTGAAACTCTACGTCGCCGCGGCCGCTGCCGGAAAAGGCGTAAACCGCGTAGCTGTCGCCGATGCTTTCCAGCGCTTGCAGCAAAACGATCGTCGCCTGCTTTTCGATGTCGATGGTGCGCTTGCGCAGCGGTTTACCGCGCTCGTCGACGCCGCTGGCGATTTGGCGGAGATACTGGCTGTAGCTCTCAGCCGTGGCCACGGTTGGACGGACGGCGCGGGCGGCTTCCAGTTGGACGTACTCATTCGTGGTCGCACTCATGTCGAGCAGTAGGGCGACGGC
It encodes the following:
- a CDS encoding iron ABC transporter permease, producing MQDLPSSLVWRRHARRFAWPQWSNLLIPGLVGLVAYLVGVPMVLLIIGGFMRGGPGTFDLSRLTFANYVRAYGSPALLELFYNSFVFATGSVLLALPVAVMFAWLIERTNTPLRTFAYALVIAPVAMPGMLLSMAWVLLLSPNVGIINKAAMFVFGLENAPFNIYSLGGMIFTEGLRLVPTTFLLLVGAFRAMDPSLEEAALVSGATKWITTTRITLRIMLPAILTASIYVFMTAIESFEIPGVLGLRNGILVFSSKIYYATTSTYGGGANYGEASALSSTYLVISIFLIYFYQRSTRHSERYATVTGKGYRPRLIDLGIWKYLALGFFVGYFALAALLPILIMFWASLIPFYQAPSVAALAAASLASYHDLVNDPEVAKAVMNTFWLMLSSAALTTLLAAAAAWVILRSKFFGRRVLEVLTFLPHAVPSVVLALALIYVYLTFDFIPIYGTSLIILVGFVTNYLPFSMRTMSASIIQIHKELEEAGRVSGATSATVFGRIVVPLMLPTMAGVAIWVAVHAMRELSMALMLNSTSNNVISFLIWSHWEAGDLRHASALGVLLILIMLAMTFSGRYLATRQLKVR
- a CDS encoding ABC transporter substrate-binding protein — translated: MLIALPYPTMTFLPLLAAEEKGFFDAEGVSAHCVQVQSHGGQTLAQLVDKGEVGFLCSLTNAMEAVLGQGHALKFLYATTLTKFPCVARPEIQTIADLKGKKVMSGGGRSNTDFRFLCSRYGLCPGIDVEVVQGDSVGRAKAFEDPTIAAVFARSQFLYWGTKAGFKPLYYPDPGMGWYEGGLAAGVSLIKQEPETMQKIVTAVVRATKYLKTHEEEAVEVALKRIPNLSRDEAAGNYKILREGFVGELVPSVIDYMATVVGTMRSTDRRVTLDEVTDLSFLRAAHRQLNT
- a CDS encoding extracellular solute-binding protein; amino-acid sequence: MEFKAGRPQQVDVTTISDEVWPAYHEAGALVKPPSEYQRLAKALPQGWPTLDPRVVDPHGYFLATTGAVRGIAYNKTLVAADKAPKRWEDCLDPMWRGKVLYDPRPKLTSLQHDPKTRDAHLKWLRGLLENKVVLNRGMDENLQKVAAGEFPINCAANYHNAMPMIDEGAPIGFVLPDPIPLELGTQMFVTKWTLPATTQLFALWAATKAQPVVEKSGYRGFPWDPTSRKYAMAQKNTSPSAVPIV
- a CDS encoding CbbQ/NirQ/NorQ/GpvN family protein, producing the protein MAKSTYQEYAFEEFVATEQPFYLPVGSEVEVFEAAYAKKLPVLLKGPTGCGKTRFAEYMAHRLGPVPLITVACHEDLTATDLVGRYLLEAQETRWLDGPLTRAVKAGAICYLDEIVEARKDTTVLIHPLTDHRRILPIERRGQVVQAHENFLLVISYNPGYQTVLKDLKHSTRQRFVAIEFDYPPEDREREIIRHESGLSEDDAGQLARLGAKVRNLREHGLQEGVSTRLLIYAGTLISTGIAPRLACQVAVVQALTDDKEVAQSLQEVVDAIFPG